From a single Populus trichocarpa isolate Nisqually-1 chromosome 17, P.trichocarpa_v4.1, whole genome shotgun sequence genomic region:
- the LOC18106970 gene encoding protein EMBRYO DEFECTIVE 1674 encodes MSSEAKEREGFSSSTTPASLTKILIRSLSRLNSRTPSNTIPLSSLSLNSVWLHDWWLVKVEGNGLAVSGFTSREGVGTRLFCSAAIVKRHYTTILEAKDGITVTLSGFINRDRAHENGFSFQICDRFQLGFPYSWEEIAAKLRGEESANGGSPRGKSGLVELNTSSGISTNTASVSFDDIPVTRIRDILMHPLGDPKDCALEDILGSFCSNTMEHTPMLTDPFSNSKSPVTVARKKKRTKADQKHRDGGKITHTDDTVMGECITPRRGVVTRSMSRLRNLAKNNPG; translated from the exons ATGTCGAGTGAGGCGAAGGAAAGGGAAGGATTTAGCAGCAGCACAACCCCAGCTTCACTAACCAAAATCTTGATCCGTTCCCTGTCGCGTCTTAATTCAAGAACCCCATCCAACACTATCCCTCTTTCTTCTTTGTCTCTTAATTCC GTTTGGTTACATGACTGGTGGCTCGTTAAGGTAGAAGGGAATGGCTTAGCTGTTTCTGGGTTTACTTCAAGAGA AGGAGTAGGGACAAGATTATTTTGTTCAGCAGCAATTGTCAAAAGACATTATACTACCATTCTTGAGGCGAAAGACGGCATCACAGTTACACTTAGTGGATTCATAAATCGAGATCGAGCTCATGAAAATGGGTTTTCATTTCAG ATTTGTGACCGTTTCCAACTGGGGTTTCCATATTCCTGGGAAGAAATTGCTGCTAAATTGCGCGGTGAAGAGTCTGCTAATGGAGGGAGTCCTAGGGGAAAATCTGGATTGGTGGAGCTCAACACGTCTTCTGGCATCAGCACAAACACTGCTTCGGTGTCCTTTGATGATATCCCAGTTACAAGAATCCGTGATATTCTAATGCACCCTCTTGGAGATCCCAAAGATTGTGCACTTGAAGACATACTAGGATCATTCTGCAGCAACACCATGGAACACACTCCCATGTTAACTGATCCATTCTCAAATAGCAAGAGTCCAGTCACAGTGgcaaggaaaaagaagaggacCAAGGCTGACCAGAAGCACAGAGATGGGGGTAAAATCACACATACAGATGATACAGTAATGGGGGAGTGCATTACCCCAAGAAGAGGAGTTGTCACAAGAAGCATGTCTAGATTGAGGAATCTTGCAAAAAACAACCCAGGATAG